The genome window CGGCGCCGCGCGCGGTCCCGTGAAGGAGGTATCGACGTGAGCAACATCCTCGTCTTCGGCGGCAGCGGCTTCATCGGCAGTCATCTGGTGCGGCGCCTGACCCAGGCCGGCCACCGCGTGGCGGTCTACGACAACTTCCACCCTGCGGCGGGAAGCTCGCCGCTCCTCGCCGAGGTGCAGGCCCAGCGTATCGAGGCCGTGCGAGCGATGGCCCCCATCGTGGAGGGCGACATCCGCGACGCCGAGCGGGTCCGCGCCGCCGTGGCCGAGACGCGCCCCGAGCTGGCGGTCTTTCTGCCGTCACTCCTCGCCTCGGAGTCGCGCAACAACCCCGACACCGCCGTGGACATCCACGTGACGGGGCTCATCCACTGCCTGCGAGCGCTCGCCGACCAACCCGTGCGGCGCTTCGTCTACACCTCGTCGAGCTTCGCCTACGGCGACTTCCTGACCGACCCGGTGAAGGAGGACCACCCGCGCGTGCCGATCGACGTCTACGGCCGGACCAAGCTCATCGGCGAGGAGCTGACGGTCATCGCCTGCCAGCAGGCCAAGCGCGAGCACGTGATCATGCGCCCCGCAGCGGTCTACGGGTACGGCGATTCGCGCGGGCGCCTGATCGACTTCATGATCCGGCGCGCGCTCGCGAACGAGCCGATCCTCCTCTGGGACCCCGAGGGCCGGGCCGACTACACCTTCGTCGACGACGCGGCCGACGGCTTCTTCCGGGCGCTCTTTGCCGACGGGGCGGCGAACCAGGCCTTCAACCTGACGCGCGGCCG of Deltaproteobacteria bacterium contains these proteins:
- a CDS encoding NAD-dependent epimerase/dehydratase family protein, which gives rise to MSNILVFGGSGFIGSHLVRRLTQAGHRVAVYDNFHPAAGSSPLLAEVQAQRIEAVRAMAPIVEGDIRDAERVRAAVAETRPELAVFLPSLLASESRNNPDTAVDIHVTGLIHCLRALADQPVRRFVYTSSSFAYGDFLTDPVKEDHPRVPIDVYGRTKLIGEELTVIACQQAKREHVIMRPAAVYGYGDSRGRLIDFMIRRALANEPILLWDPEGRADYTFVDDAADGFFRALFADGAANQAFNLTRGRARTNLEAAEIVCRALPGAVIERVADDKERRVPKRGNMDVSHGKRCMGYDPTVDLEEGIPRVIEQYRRRALFSL